TCAAACAGGCCTTGTTGGAAAGTGGAATCGATCCTGCTCATGTCGACTATGTTGAGGCACACGGAACAGGCACGCCACTCGGTGATCCTATCGAAATGCAGGCACTTGCGGCTACGTATGGCAAGGCCAAACGGCAACACGGACCGCTGATCATCGGTTCGGTGAAGACCCAAATTGGTCACCTCGAAGCCGCCGCAGGTGTTGCGGGTTTGTCACGTGTAATATTGGCGTTACAGCACCGTAAAATGCCTGCCCATCTCCACTTTGAGAAGCTTAATCCCCATATTGAAAGTGCTCTGGCGGGTCGCTTCAACTATCGTCTTCCTCAATTGGGAGAAGACTGGCAAGACACTGGTCAATCTCGCGCAGCCGCCATCAGCTCTTTTGGTATCAATGGTACCAATGTACATATGGTGTTAGAGCAGGCGCCCGAACCCGAGTCGCGCGAAACGCTTAAAACACGCCCGGAAGTTTTGGTGATTTCTGCGAAAAACGACACAGCCCTGCGACAGCAGGTACAGAATTACCAACGCGTCTTGGATTCACAAAGCCCACCAGCTTTAATCGATTTATGCCACAGCGCAGCAACAGGCCGGGTGCATTTTCCTGTGCGGGCGACATTTGCGGGGGAACTGGCTGAAATTTCCTCACAAATGGAGCAATGGTTAAAAAACACCAACTATGCGACTGAACAAGAAGCAGAATCACCGTTGGCGTTTCTTTTTCCCGGCAACACACAAGAACTACAAAGGGTGGCACCACAACTCGCTGCGCGCTTCCCTGTTTTTAATGATTCCCTTCAGAAAATCACCAGTCCTCGCAGTTATGCGCTCCAGTATGCCTTGCTGTGCCTGTGGCAGAGTTACGGTTTGCGGCCGCAATGGGTCGCGGGTGAGGGCATTGGACGGGTGACTGCAGCAGTCGCTGCAGGTGCGTTATCGCCCGAAGAAGGTTCAAGTCTTGCGCAGGCACTGGTGGCAGAGGCGGCGCTGCCGGGCGGCATCAACTGGCGTTCCGCAAGAATAGAATGGCGGGATGGCAGCATCAACAAATCTGTTCACGATGCAAAAGCTTTAAATTGGCACGACGCCAATGCAGGTTTGCCGCGAGCGCCAAACTATTTTGAGGTGTTAAGCCTGATTGTGAAGCCGGCGCAGTCCGCAGATCTATATATCGCGCAAACCTTACAAGACCTTTATTCTGCAGGTATTACGCCTGAATGGACGCAAGTAGAACCACAAAAACAATTTAAACGCGTCGTTCTACCGAGCTATCCCTTCCAACGAGAAAATTTTTGGGGCGCCGATGCACCTGTAGCCCCCGGCACCGTACAACACAGGGATGCCGCGTCTAACAAATTATCCGTTTTACGTCCCGCATGGCGACCATCGCCAATACGCGCTGGTCAGATTCCCCAAAAAATACAATTGCTTACGGCGGAAGGTTTCCTTGCAGAAGCTACAGTAAAAAGCTTCACGGCGGCGGGTATTCGTGTCGAAACGCTGTATTACCTTAGCCATGATGTATCGACCGGTCTACAGGTGCGCCGTGAGAACGGTGAGCTTACCACGCTGGGAAATAACTCAGAGGACCCCTTGGTCGATATCCGTTTTATCGACCCAGACCAAAACTACCAACTGGTCGATCTGTTGGTAGTTTTACAGGCGTTACCGGAGTCGGGTGGTAATTATTGGCTCGCCAGCAGTCATGCTTTTGCCATCCGCGATGAAGAGGGGGCTGTGCCACTTCAAGCCGCTTTATGGGCTATGGCTTCGTCGCTAGGTCTGGAAAGGCCTGAACTGAATATTAGTGCCGTTGATATGGACGAAGCCGAACCGGAATTACTGGTTAGGGAAATCAGCAGGGAAGGGCAAACTAAGGAGCCCGTCGTCTGGCGACTTGGAGAGCGCTTCGTGAGACGAATTGAAGCTATTGAACCACCCGACGAGCAAGCGGAATTCAGAAAAGATGCCGCTTATTTGGTGACCGGTGGATTCGGCGGTATCGGCCAACAACTGGTTCGATGGCTGGCCTCCCGCGGGGCGTTGAATATTATCGTGCCCAGCCGTCGCGGTACCGACGACCCCCGCATGTATGATTTAGCCGATCTCGACGTAAATTTACAGGTTATTCACTGCGATCTAACAGAAACCAGCGCTGTGACGCAATTGTTAAGCTGCATTGAACAACCGCTCGCTGGTATTTTTCATGTCGCTGGTATTACCGAAGACGCTTTAATTGCACAACAGACCACCCAATCTCTGGCGAAGGTGATCGCGGCCAAGGCTGATGTAGCGTTCGAGCTTGATAAGCATTCACGTGAGCTGCCGCTGGAACATTTTGTGATGTTCTCTTCGATGGCAGGTGTAAGTGGTTCTGCTGCACAGGCTAACTATGCCGCAGCCAACGCCATGTTGCAGGCGCTGGCGCATCGCCGCCGCGCCGAAGGTCATTGTGCTTTATGTGTTCATTGGGGCCTGTGGGATGGTCCGGGTATGGCGGCCAAGCTCTCAGAACAGGACCGCGCACGGCTCGCGCGACAGGGTGTACACCCAATGCCCGCCCTTGCGGCTCTCAACACCCTTACTCAGCTAATGACAGGCAACGAGGCCGAATACATGGTCGGGCTCTTCGATGGCGTCGATGTGACCGATTCATCGGAAAAACAGCATTGGAAAGCCCGGATAGAAGAATGCGCCCCTGAGATGCGTAGCGATCTGGTGGCGCAATGCCTGAAAGAAAATGTCGCTCAGGTACTTGGCATGCCTGCCAACCAAATAGGTTCCGGCGCAAACCTGTTTGATCTGGGGTTTGATTCTTTAATGGTGATGGATCTGGTGAAACTCCTGAAGGAGGCGCTGGGATGTGCTCTATATCCCAGGGAGCTTTACCAAACACCTTTGATCAGTGAGCTGTGTGACTATCTGTTAGGCGCAATGACCAGCGAATCCCAGCCTGCACAAGCATCTGAAGCGCCATCCGCAACGCCCTGGTCTGCGGCACCACTCGCATCGCAGGAAACCCTGGGTGATCCAGTGGCGAATATCGGCTTCATTCTCTCCGCGCCCCGTTCTGGTTCCACGCTACTGCGAGTCATGCTGGCCGGGCACCCCGATTTATTTGTGCCACCCGAATTGCATCTGCTGCCTTTTAAAACCATGGCCGAGCGCAGTTGCGCATTGCAAGACAGTTACCTGGACGAAGGGCTGGTAAGGGCGGTGATGGAATTGCGTGGCTGCGACGCCGCTCAGGCCAAGTCTGAGCTGCAGCTCCTCACGGAACAGCGAACCCCCATTCAGGAAGTGTATCGACAATTGGCTGAACTTGCCGGAGAGCGCCAGGTGATCGATAAATCACCCAGTTACGCCAACAACCTAGTCACCCTCGAGCGCGCTGAGCGGCTTTGCACCGAGCCACGTTACATTCATTTGGTACGACATCCATACGCCATGATCGAGAGCTTTATGCGTCAGCGTATGGATCGCCTAATCGGCGTTCAGGGTGCAGATGTGTTTGAACTGGCCGAGTCGATCTGGCGGGAAATGACCAAAAACATACTGCAATTGAGTAACCGTGTCGGTGCTAAGCGCTGTTTGTTGGTGACTTATGAAGACCTCGTACGAGAGCCGCAAGTGCAATTACAGCGGATCTCCAAATTTTTGGGTGTCGATTACAATCCGGCGGTTCTAGATCCATACTCGGGCGCAGCTTCTCGCATGACAGACGGCATCAGTGAGCGCTCTCTTTCTGTGGGCGATCCTGATTTTTCATCCCACAAAACCATTGATCCCGCATTGGCGGAAGCCTGGCAGAAAGTTGAATTGCCCCGTGAGTTAAGTGCGGAAAGTGCTGATTTGGCACAGCAACTCGGTTATCAGTTACCGCCCGTAAAACGACGCTCGAAACCACGTGAAGTTGCGATGTACGAGCACACTGTTTCAGGCGAGGGACTGGAGCTAAACCTCTGCCGTTGGGGCGACCCACAGGCGCCCTGCGTGCTGTGCCTACATGGTGTTCTGGAGCAAGGTGCGGTTTTTTCTTCGCTTGCTAACGAGCTGGTGCGATCGGGTTTTCAGGTGCTTGCGCCCGATTTGCGCGGCCACGGTAAAAGCGACCGCACTGCGGCATCAAGTACATACCAGATGGCTGATTTCGTGGCTGATCTCAATTGCGTGATTCGCAACCTGGAAATCGCGCCTATGACCTTGCTCGGAATGTCTCTGGGAGCAGCGATAGCGACCCTATATACCGTAGCCCGGCCCGAGACTGTTCGGGAATTGATACTGGTAGAACCGCCACTGGCACGCCGTAGTGATGCCCGGGAAGCATCGAAAATCTTACGGGCACAGCTTACCGCTAAACGCCCAGTCGATACGTGTGTGGCAGACCTTAACGTTGCGGCGCAACGCCTGCTTTCGGTGTATCCGGGCATGTCACAACAGCAGGCCGAGACGCTTGCCCAACACGCAACAGATAACCGAAATAGTGAGCTGCATTGGCGTTGGGACCCGCGTTTACGCGCACCGGTAGGTATTTCCTCAGACGCCACTTCAAACGAGCTGATGGCCGAAATACAAGTACCTCATTACCTGGTGTTCGGACGCCAGGGCGATCTTTTAAATGCCCGTGACTGGCGAGCGGGCTGTAACACCCACTTGGAGGAAGTCGTCACTTTAGACGGTGGTCACAACCTTCATGTGAGTGCGCCCGACGCATTAGCAAGCATCGTGATTGAATGTGAGCAGCACCATCAACAAACCACACCGAAATATTGAATACACGATTCGAGATCAGACCCATGAGTGAACAAGGATTAACGCGCGAGCAACTCAATACCTACATCCAGGGCTATGCGGCCTTCCAGTTTCTTACCAGCGGAGTTGAACTGGGCGTATTCGATTTGTTGGCAGAAACGCCTGAAATTGATGCGCAGGAAATCGCCAAGGCGCTGCAACTTGAAGCGCAACCTTTGCGAATTTTACTAACCGGTCTGGTGGCCTTAAAACTCGTTCACCGAAACAACGACCGCTACGTTAACGACCCATTGATCGACCCAGCGTTGTTATCCGGGCCGCGCAGTATGTCACCGGTATTACGCTGGATAAAACAAGGAATTAATCGCGGTCTCACAGACATGACTGCAGCAATTCGGGAAAACCGAAATGTTGGTGTAGAGCGGTTTTCTGGTGACGGCAACACGATTTATCAACGACTTGAACACGAACCTGAACTGGAAAAAATATTTCACGATTGCCTCAGTCTGTTTGCTATGGGCGCCCCTGCAGCACTCGGTAAGCTGGCAGCATTTGAAAAGCTCAGTCATATCCTGGATGTGGGTGGTGGTGACGGTACACACGCCATAACGCTGGCGCGGGCGTTTCCAAATTTAAAAATCACCATCTTCGACAGCCCTGGTATTTGTGATGTTGCGGACAAAAAAATTGCTGCAAGTGGGCTGAGCGATCGCATTGCTACTCACGCTGGCGACTTTTTTACAGACGAATTTCCAACTGGGGTGGATGGGGTATTTCTTTCCGAGTTAACGCCAATTTGGTCGCCGCAACGTAACCTGGGTCTGTTTGCTAAAGCCCACCGGGTTTTGCCGCCCGGCGGTGCTCTGGTCATTCTTTCCGTAATGCTTAACGACACAGAAGACGGGCCCTTGGGCGCAGCGCTGTTTTCACCTTATTTTTTAACCCTCGCTAGTGGGGAGGGCATGGCGTACCCAGCAGCCGATTACCACCGTTGGCTCAATGACAGCGGCTTTAGCGATGTGCAGTCCTTTGTTACAGGTTTACCGCTCAATCAAACCGTTGTTGTGGGAACCAAATAAATGGGTAGGAAATGGAGAAGATCAAAGGTGACACAGTGATGAACATATTAATTGTTGGTGGCGGTATCGCGGGCACGGCTCTCGCGGGGCTGTTAACTCGTCAGAACCACGCAGTAACGCTGGTAGACCGCAACCCTGGGGATGGTGGTGCAGGATATGTATTAGGTCTGTGGCCCTTGGGTAGTCGGGTATTGCGTATGTTGGGGCTCTATGATGCCTTTGAGGATGCCAGCGTGCCGTTGCATACCTTTCGTACTGCGCTCCCAAACGGTGACATTTTAAATGCCTTTGTGCCGGCAAAAATCGTTGCCTCTCTCGGTGAAATTCGCATGGTAAAACGTTCTGCGCTGGTGCAGGTGCTGGCGCGCGGTTGCAGCACGGTAAAACGAAAAGCTCCGCTGAGTGTTGAAACACTGCGGCAGGATGAAAGCGGTGTGAATGTGTGTTTTAACAATGGCGAAACCGAGCGTTTTGATCTTGTACTGGGCTGCGATGGGGTTAATTCTCAAATCCGCCATCTGGTATTCGAAAACGCACCGGCCAGCGAAACGAATTGGTATGGCTGGGGTTGGTGGATAGACCCCAGTGAATGCGAAGCGCACACCATGACTGAATATTGGGACCCCGGTCATCGTTTCGTTGCGGTGTATCCGGCGAAGGATGTTGCTTGTGCTTTTGCCGGACTACCCACAGCCGCTCTGCCTACTGCTGAACTGAGAGCCGATCTCGATCAAATTAAAGCTTGTTTTGCCGACATGGGTGGCGCGGTTCCCAGTGCGCTGGCAGCACTGAACGATAGCAGCCGTGTTTTCCAAGATGCTTTTCGCACAGTTGTATCAGACAACTGGGTTAATGGCCGGGTGGTACTGGTCGGCGATGCGGCAAGTGCCTATTTCCCTTATGGCGGTTTGGGCCTGGGCGCGTCAATGGCACTTGAATCTGTGGCAGTGCTGGCGGACGAGTTGTCGCGCGCCAATCCAGACTGTGTCACCACCAGTTTGGCTTTTTATGAACACCGTCGATTGAATCGTGTCCGTCAATTTGAGGAGACCGGCAAAAGCATTGTCAAGCTGATGCTGCACACCACCAAAACGCCCAAAGGGGAAGACTTGCTGGAAAGCCAGCGGGGCCACTTTCGGGTGTTGCGTAGCCTGCTTGAATCCCCGATGTAAACAATCTTTGCGAAGAGGAAACATACCCGTGAAAAATCAAGTGAATTGGTATAAACGGCTAAACCCAAATACCCAAGCGCCCGCAGTTCTGGTGTGCTTCCCTTACGCCGGTGGTGGCGTCTCCGTATATAGGCCATGGACCCGAGCGTTTACTGACAATTTCGAAATTATCGCGGCAGACCTTCCGGGTCGTGATTCGCGCCTTAAAGAAGCTCCCTGGGAAGACCTTGAGGCGATAGTTGCTATGCTGGCCATGGGTTTGGAACCTTTAATCGCGGGTCGCCCCTTTGCCTTTTTCGGGCACAGCTTCGGTGCCTTGCTAGCGTTTGAAACAGCGAGATATTTGCGCCGTCAGCGTGCGGAATTGCCATTTTGTTTGTTCGCTTCCGGTCGCGAGGCCCCGTCCCGCCGTGAACCGGGAAGACATCTGCACAATCTGCCTGACGATGAGTTCGTTGACGAAATGATTTCCCGTTACGATGGAATTCCACAAATGCTGTTGGATGAGCCGGATTTGCTGGCGCTCTTTATGCCGGCGATGAAAGCTGATCTTCGCTTAACGGAAACATACGACTACGTACCAGACGCGCCATTTGATTTCCCTTTACACATTCTGAGCGGCCGCAACGATAAACGTTTGACGCCTGATTTATTGCGCCCCTGGTCGCAGCACACCAAACAACCTGCACCGGTTACCTATTTCGATGGCGGACATTTTTTTATTCGTGAATCCCAATTCCCAGTTACTCGTTATGTCAGCCTGACGCTTCATGCCTTATTGGCCGAAAGCGAGCTTGAACTGGCTTAACAAGCGCCAAGCACGCACAGCACGCACACAAAGACACCGCAAACTAAGGGCGACAACAATGGAATTTAGTTGGAGTGAATCTCAGACAGCACGTTTTAAACATATTTGTGAGCAGGTAAGGCTACACATAGCACCACTGGTTGAAGCGCGAGGAATCGATAATTTTTTTAGCCGCGACGAATGGCGCTTGTGCGGTGACTTGGGGCTGCTGGGGCTGAGTGTGCACGAATCACTCGGTGGCCAGGGATTGGGTTGGTTAGACACCGCCAGGGCTATGGAAGCGTTTGGTTATGCCTGTGAAGACGCAGGGTTGCCATTTTCAGCAGCTGCACATCTGTTTGCGGTGGCCATGCCAATCGCGGAATTTGCCAGCGAAGACCTGGCGCGAGAATTATTGCCAGGGATGTGTTGCGGTGATCTGGTCGGCGCGAATGCAATCACAGAGGAGCAGAGTGGATCAGATGTTTTTGCCTTGCAGATGTCGGTAGAAAAAGATGGAGACAGCTACATCCTAAACGGCAATAAAAACTATATCTCCAACGCGCCCATAGGCGATGTTTTTGTCACATACGGCACGATCAATCCAAAATATGGCTTTCTCGGGGTAACAGCTTTCGTAGTCGACAGAAACACACCGGGCTTACACATTAGCGAACCCTTTTACAAAACCGGTCTGCAATCGGTGCCAGGGGGAACCGCACGTTTTGAAAATTGCCGAGTACCTGCCACGCGTCGCTTGGGCGAAGAAGGGCAGGGCGGTACGATTTTTAACCGTTCGATGCAATGGGAGCGTGCCTGCCTGCCAGCCATTTTCCTAGGCGTGATGGAGCGTCAGCTGGAGAGGGCTGTGACCTTTGCCAAGCAACGCCGGCAGTTCAAAACACCCCTGGCATCTTTTCAGGCGATATCTCACAACATTGCCGAAATGAAGCTGCGTCTGGAGGCTGCGCGGCTACTGCTTTACCGCGGCTGTTGGCTGTCGGAGCAAGGCGAGAATGCCACTTCAGAAATCAGTATGGCCAAACTCGCTGTCGCCGAATGTGCATTGCACATAGGAATGGAAGGTACCCAAGTTCTGGGAGGGCCGGCCATAAAAGGGGACGGTGGTATGGAGCGGGTAGTTCGAGATGCCTTGGCAGCCAGTATTGCCTCCGGTACCAAGAACATGCAACTGGAACTCATTGCAAAGGGACTTGGGTTATGAGCGCATTGCTGCAAGACGGCCTTATTGCTTGTGCTAAACGGACGCCCGATGCGCCAGCATTGGTCGCTCCGGATGGCCGCCTGACCTACCGCGAATTAGATGAGCTAGCGAACCGTATCAGCCGGGTATTGCTTGTACGTGGCATACAACCTGGGGATCGTATCGGACTCTGGTTCGAAAAATCCACGATCACGGTAGCGGCGATGCACGCCGCTTTGCGTCTCGGCGCAGCCTACGTACCCATTGATCCGCTTATGCCCGTGGATCGCGCCAATAGCATCATTGAGGATTGCGAAATGGCTTTGGTTGTGACCTCAGCTTCGCGGCTGGATATGTTGCAAACTGCCGGATATCAGCTGCCTAACGCACTTTGTGTAGAGAACGACTGGCAGACAGTATTGCAGCAACCACCAATACCGCCGAGTGAACCCGAGCGGGATACCAATAAGCTTGCCTATATTTTGTACACATCCGGCTCGACCGGAACGCCTAAGGGTGTGTGTATCAGCCATGGTAATGCACTGGCATTTGTCGAGTGGGCCGTCGCCACTGCCGAACTGACACCTGCAGATCGCTTATCCAATCACGCGCCGTTTCATTTTGACCTTTCAGTTTTCGACCTTTACGGTGCATTTGCCACTGGCGCAAGTGTGGTGTTATTGCCTGATGCCCATTCGTTTGTACCGGCGAGACTGGTGGATATCCTCGTGCAAGAGCGCATTAGTGTCTGGTATTCGGTGCCATCTGTGTTGATTCTTATGATGGATAGAGCGGCCTTATTAGCGCGCTCAGACCTCAAAGACCTGCCACTACGCCTTATTTTCTTCGCCGGTGAACCTTTTCCTATCAATAAGTTACGTCCACTGCGAGAGGCATTGGCCCATGTGCGCTTTTTAAACCTCTACGGGCCCACAGAAACCAATGTGTGTACTGCCTACGAAGTACACGAGATTCCACCCAATCAAAGCGTTCCCGTTCCCATCGGTAGCGCGGCTTCCAGCGATAAAGTTTGGGTACAAACCGATGCTGGGCGCCAAGCAGAAATTGGCGAAGAGGGCGAACTGATAGCCGATGGCCCTACTGTCATGCTCGGTTATTGGGGCCGTGAACCCCAGAACGGTAAGCCCTACGCTACCGGTGATATCGTGCGTCGAATTGCTCACGACTGCTATGCCTACGTGGGACGTCGCGATGCGATGCTGAAGGTCCGCGGTTATCGCATAGAAGCCGGTGATGTTGAAGCGGCGCTGCGCGAGCATCCCGCAGTTGAAGACTGTGCCGTCACCACGCGAGGCGGAGGTATTGAGGCCAAGTTGGTCGCCTGTTTGGTCGTATCGCAGGGTGCCAAGCGGCCTGGCCTGATCTCTATTAAAACGCACCTTGCCGCGCGCCTACCGAGATACATGATTGTAGACAGCCTACTTGTCCTCAATGAACTTCCCAGAAACCGCAACGGAAAAACCGACCGTCGCAAGATCGCAGATCTGGCTGCGCGCGACATTACGCACAGTGAGAAACTTCATGCCGACGCTTAACGTTTACCAAGATATCAAAACCTTTATCGCTAATGACATCCTCGATGGAGAGGATCTGGGCGAACTGGATGAAACCACACCACTGCTTGAGTTGGGAGTGCTGAACTCCATGGAGTTGATGAAGCTCGTCGACCATATCGAACAAACCTACGGCGTAAAAGTACCGGGAAACAGTGTAGTACCCGGTAATTTTCAGGACATACAGTCCATCACCCGTTTTATTGAAACTCTGGGGCAAACGGCGTAATTGTCGCCTTTTTTGCGTCTACCACTAAAAGTGAGATAGCTGGATGAACACCACGATTACTGAAAAAGCACAAACAAAAAAACCTATTCAGCCCCGGTTTGAATTGATGAGACTCATGACTGGCAACTGGATATCCCAGGCTGTTTACACCGCCGCAAAATTAAAGTTAAGCGATGCGCTGTTGGACGGTCCATTGGAGGCCCCGGCACTGGCCGAAAAACTGAATGTTCAGGAGATTGAATTACGCCGTCTATTGCGCGCCCTGGAAAGCTTGGGATTATTTCGCAATCTGGGTGAAGATCGTTTCGAGGTGACTGAATTGGGAAGTTTTCTTGCAGAGGATCGCCCTGATTCGCTGCGACCGCTGGCATTATTCAACGGCGAGGCGCTTTATGCGGCATGGGCACAGCTGCCTCATGCAGTCACCACGGGAGAATCCGCTTTTGGACGTGCGCATGGTGCGGAAATTTTTGAATATCTGGAAGCACATGCTGAAACCGGGGCCCAATTTGACAGTGTTATGGCTAGTACTCACGGCGCCGAAGCACCGGCTTTGGTGGACTCCTATGATTTTTCCGCGTTCAAAACCATTATCGATGTAGGCGGTGGTAAAGGCAGTTTTGTTGCAGAAATTGTTGAAAAGAATGCGGGCTCCAAAGGTATGGTGTACGACCTTCCACACGTTATTGATCGTGCCAGGGCTTACCTCGAAGAACGCGGTCTGTCTGCGCGTTGCGATACCCAAGCGGGCAGTTTTTTCGACCGTGTGCCAGAGGGTGGCGACGCTTATCTGCTGCGCCATGTGATTCACGATTGGCGTGACCCTGAAGCGGGCAAGATCTTACAGAAATGTCGTGCGGCTATGAACCCAAAAGCCAGGCTGTTTATTGTTGAGGCAGTTATTCCTGAAGGCCCGGAGTGGTCCTCTTCCAAAATGCTTGATCTCAACATGCTGGTGATATGTGCAGGACAGGAACGCACTGCGGCGGAATTCAATACATTATTGGCACACAATGGCTTCAAGATGGAAGCCGTTCACGAGACTAAAGCACCTCGAGTGTCTCTGATTGAAGCCAGCGTTGCATAAGGGGAAACACAGTGGCTCACGGATCTTCTCAAACCCTAAGTGCGGCGGATTATCTCCGCGCCTTTTACGAGCTACCCCTGGGGTTGACGTCCTTTGCCCTGTTTAATCTGCTACACAAGGTGGTGCGCCGTATTGGTTGCAGCGCCTACCGTAAAAAGCCAGCTCTGTTCAGCCGCTGGAATATTCTTTGTGGTGAGGTGTTAGACCAACCTCACCAACTTTCCCGTTATATTGTGATTGCACCGCGCTGGAATCCCCATGCAGCGGTTGCTTCCGCAGGACCTTTCCCCGTTACAAAGGAAATAACGCTGGAAATTGGCGATGCGATAAGTGGTGTTGGTTACTGGTTTTTTGGCGCTTACCCCTTTCCTAAATTTGGTTCGGCGAATTATGTGAGTTCTTTCACCAAAGCTGATAGCAATGGCCGCATTAGCCTGCAGCTCGAAAAAGGAGACTACTATCTGGCGTGCCGCTATTACGGCTTGCCGGAGCAAGTTCGCTACCCGGCAATTTGGGTGGATGGCAAAGAAATTATTCCTACGACGCAAGCTTCGAATAACATGAATGATTTCTACCCAACATTGCCCCAGCGTGGTAAACCACTGTATCGTGCGGCACATTATCACGCGTACGTCATGTTGAAATACGCTGGCTTATTTTCTGCGAGATTTGTGAAGAAGCATTTGTTGCCAGTGGGCAACGAAGACACGGTTTATCTATACGGCACAGTTAAAAAAGGGGAGGTGTTGTGCATCCGTTTTCCGCAAACCGTATTAAATGATCATCACATTTACTGCACCTGTTACAACACTGCGAGCCTTCCTGTGTTTATTAGCAATGTGGAAACACCGGAATTTTTGAGTGATCCGCTAATTTGCAACAGTATGTACTTAATTCGGGTAATGCGCCGCAAGTCAAATAGCGATGCGGAAGTTCTCGAAAAGATTTCAGTGACCACCACCTACCCAATAAACCCAGAAGTTGTTGGTGCTGAGCAACACTGATTGTTAAAAAAAATGACGGTTAAAAATACCAGTCCACGCGCGCATAGAGATAACGGTTGGGTGCCACATAAATATCTGCATTTGCAGTAATTTCCAAACCCCCGTATTCGCTACCCTTTGGGCCTATACCTGTTTGTACCGCAAATGTTAGATTTAGATTGTCTTTAAGGTTGCGCTCAAGCTGTGCGAGAAGCAGAGTGCTGCCATCGTCGAGATTGGATATCAAAAGCGGTTGTATGTTCAGCAAGGGGTTCCATTCCAACGTGACACCAAGCGCTAGATAATTGCGAGCCAGGGTAAATAATTCCCCTCGGGCAAAGCGCTCGGTAAGTTCTTGCGGAAATTCATTCAAAGCTGTTCCTGAGGTTTTAGCGCCAAAGCCATTGTAAAAATATTCTGTGTAGCCGTTGATATTTTTGCCACGGAAACTCCAGGCGTACTGCAAGTTGAGCAACCACGAACTGCGCAGTGCACCGTCCTGTAAACGTCGCGGAACCACCTCAGCCGTCCAGGTCGCGCCGCCTAAAGAAGAATTAACGCCTAGGCCGAGAATATCCGATTGGTAATTGCGAGCGGCCATTAGCTCGTAGCCATAGCGACCGGTGAAGCCGTGCCATTTAACGCCCGCGGCACTCTGCTCCTTTTGCACGTTGCCGCTTACCGGGTCCCGGCGCGGCGCTATAACGCCCTGGATATCTGAGCCACTGTCGTACAGCCATTGTCCGTAGAGCATATCGGAACCGGGTTTGTATTCTGTATCCACGGCGTTGGGAGGGAAGGGGTTGTACAAATCCATCGGGTGGAACACCAGGCCACCGCCCCAAGTGAGTACCTGGCGACCAACCTTGGCAACAGCGTGATTGCTGCTATAACTTAGGCTCAGACGATCGAAACGCATATCTTGATAGTGCT
The DNA window shown above is from Alteromonadaceae bacterium 2753L.S.0a.02 and carries:
- a CDS encoding 2-polyprenyl-6-methoxyphenol hydroxylase-like FAD-dependent oxidoreductase, which codes for MNILIVGGGIAGTALAGLLTRQNHAVTLVDRNPGDGGAGYVLGLWPLGSRVLRMLGLYDAFEDASVPLHTFRTALPNGDILNAFVPAKIVASLGEIRMVKRSALVQVLARGCSTVKRKAPLSVETLRQDESGVNVCFNNGETERFDLVLGCDGVNSQIRHLVFENAPASETNWYGWGWWIDPSECEAHTMTEYWDPGHRFVAVYPAKDVACAFAGLPTAALPTAELRADLDQIKACFADMGGAVPSALAALNDSSRVFQDAFRTVVSDNWVNGRVVLVGDAASAYFPYGGLGLGASMALESVAVLADELSRANPDCVTTSLAFYEHRRLNRVRQFEETGKSIVKLMLHTTKTPKGEDLLESQRGHFRVLRSLLESPM
- a CDS encoding surfactin synthase thioesterase subunit is translated as MKNQVNWYKRLNPNTQAPAVLVCFPYAGGGVSVYRPWTRAFTDNFEIIAADLPGRDSRLKEAPWEDLEAIVAMLAMGLEPLIAGRPFAFFGHSFGALLAFETARYLRRQRAELPFCLFASGREAPSRREPGRHLHNLPDDEFVDEMISRYDGIPQMLLDEPDLLALFMPAMKADLRLTETYDYVPDAPFDFPLHILSGRNDKRLTPDLLRPWSQHTKQPAPVTYFDGGHFFIRESQFPVTRYVSLTLHALLAESELELA
- a CDS encoding L-prolyl-[peptidyl carrier protein] dehydrogenase; translated protein: MEFSWSESQTARFKHICEQVRLHIAPLVEARGIDNFFSRDEWRLCGDLGLLGLSVHESLGGQGLGWLDTARAMEAFGYACEDAGLPFSAAAHLFAVAMPIAEFASEDLARELLPGMCCGDLVGANAITEEQSGSDVFALQMSVEKDGDSYILNGNKNYISNAPIGDVFVTYGTINPKYGFLGVTAFVVDRNTPGLHISEPFYKTGLQSVPGGTARFENCRVPATRRLGEEGQGGTIFNRSMQWERACLPAIFLGVMERQLERAVTFAKQRRQFKTPLASFQAISHNIAEMKLRLEAARLLLYRGCWLSEQGENATSEISMAKLAVAECALHIGMEGTQVLGGPAIKGDGGMERVVRDALAASIASGTKNMQLELIAKGLGL
- a CDS encoding L-prolyl-[peptidyl carrier protein] synthetase, producing MSALLQDGLIACAKRTPDAPALVAPDGRLTYRELDELANRISRVLLVRGIQPGDRIGLWFEKSTITVAAMHAALRLGAAYVPIDPLMPVDRANSIIEDCEMALVVTSASRLDMLQTAGYQLPNALCVENDWQTVLQQPPIPPSEPERDTNKLAYILYTSGSTGTPKGVCISHGNALAFVEWAVATAELTPADRLSNHAPFHFDLSVFDLYGAFATGASVVLLPDAHSFVPARLVDILVQERISVWYSVPSVLILMMDRAALLARSDLKDLPLRLIFFAGEPFPINKLRPLREALAHVRFLNLYGPTETNVCTAYEVHEIPPNQSVPVPIGSAASSDKVWVQTDAGRQAEIGEEGELIADGPTVMLGYWGREPQNGKPYATGDIVRRIAHDCYAYVGRRDAMLKVRGYRIEAGDVEAALREHPAVEDCAVTTRGGGIEAKLVACLVVSQGAKRPGLISIKTHLAARLPRYMIVDSLLVLNELPRNRNGKTDRRKIADLAARDITHSEKLHADA
- a CDS encoding phosphopantetheine binding protein — protein: MPTLNVYQDIKTFIANDILDGEDLGELDETTPLLELGVLNSMELMKLVDHIEQTYGVKVPGNSVVPGNFQDIQSITRFIETLGQTA